The Plutella xylostella chromosome 9, ilPluXylo3.1, whole genome shotgun sequence genome has a segment encoding these proteins:
- the LOC119691398 gene encoding protein PET100 homolog, mitochondrial: protein MGNWKLEVGRMAMYMSFPVILFHIFNQPTYFEEWVTNTKRSIFPPENQQHRDDINQLIKDMRKKQIQSLDSD, encoded by the coding sequence ATGGGAAACTGGAAATTAGAAGTCGGGCGGATGGCGATGTACATGTCGTTTCCCGTgatattatttcatattttcaaCCAGCCTACTTACTTTGAGGAGTGGGTAACCAACACAAAAAGATCCATCTTTCCACCGGAGAACCAACAACACCGTGATGACATCAACCAGCTCATCAAGGACATGAGGAAGAAGCAAATTCAATCTTTAGACAGTGATTAG
- the LOC105391502 gene encoding major facilitator superfamily domain-containing protein 9, which yields MSRLINIIEAIVFLDLLAVGLIVPHVGNYVRSLGGNHVYVGLLGSIYAIFQLVSGPLVGSLSDIKGRKAVLSITLLASSFGYAMMGLTSSIFVILMCRALLGIFKQTQLLGRALVPDYETDKVRQSVIYGKMAALSSGGMTLGPLISGHIVEDYPQYGFQIIAALVSLCFVINSGLVTLLPNTITQEKPAEKKTGTSSVLQNITVSAKQSFLQLYSVSWSQYWDVFLLKALVSFAMGVYYSNYSVYLQYQYNLGIKYVGYIISFQGTIGFIASYFMGNINALYKTDSDYTQRNFHVFLILSVSIIGIVLSFNVYLYIICLIPLAIGNAIGRLVTLEMILSRSKGEHRGMLIGASNSTRSLTGVVAPMAAGLIGHYLDVTFVIYVSLFSTMLGCVLSYSLTKKAERLKKVK from the exons ATGTCTCGTTTGATAAATATAATTGAAGCCATCGTATTTTTG GACTTATTGGCTGTTGGATTAATAGTTCCACATGTTGGCAACTATGTGCGTTCACTGGGCGGGAACCATGTCTATGTTGGTCTCCTTGGCTCTATTTATGCTATATTCCAGCTTGTATCCGGTCCACTTGTT GGAAGTCTAAGTGATATTAAAGGTCGTAAAGCCGTTTTGTCTATAACACTATTAGCAAGCAGTTTTGGATATGCTATGATGGGCCTAACTTCCtctatttttgttatattaatGTGTAGAGCTCTATTAG GAATATTCAAACAAACGCAACTGCTGGGCAGAGCATTGGTGCCTGATTATGAAACTGACAAAGTTAGGCAATCTGTGATATATGGAAAGATGGCTGCACTATCCAGTGGAGGCATGACACTGGGACCTCTTATCAGTGGACACATTGTGGAGGATTACCCTCAGTATGGCTTCCAAATAATTGCTGCTCTGGTTAGCctttgttttgttataaattcaG gattgGTTACTCTTTTGCCTAATACCATAACACAAGAGAAGCcagctgaaaaaaaaactggaaCATCTAGTGTGCTACAGAACATCACAGTTAGTGCCAAACAGTCATTTCTTCAACTGTACAGTGTTAGTTGGTCCCAGTACTGGGATGTTTTTCTACTGAAAGCATTAGTTAGCTTTGCCATGGGTGTATATTACTCAAACTATTCAGTATACCTGCAATATCAGTACAATCTTGGTATAAAATATGTGGGATATATCATTTCATTCCAGGGTACAATAGGTTTCATAGCTAGCTACTTTATGGGAAACATAAATGCATTGTATAAAACCGACAGTGACTATACTCAAAGAAACTTccatgtatttttaatattgtcaGTGTCTATTATAGGCATAGTGTTATCTTTTAATGTCTACTTGTACATAATATGCTTGATTCCTTTAGCCATAGGTAATGCAATTGGTAGGTTAGTGACACTAGAAATGATATTATCTAGGAGTAAAGGTGAACACCGAGGCATGCTAATAGGAGCTTCAAATAGTACAAGGTCCTTGACGGGTGTGGTGGCCCCCATGGCCGCCGGCCTGATAGGACACTATCTAGATGTAACCTTTGTTATCTATGTCTCTCTATTCTCAACTATGTTAGGATGTGTATTGAGTTACAGCTTAACAAAAAAAGCAGAAAGACTAAAGAAGGTTAAGTAG